One window of Bacillus alkalicellulosilyticus genomic DNA carries:
- a CDS encoding PAS domain-containing sensor histidine kinase → MPHKILDHLRDAVFSLDHNWRFYYINQATEQLLGKSREELTGTCIWHLYQELVGSPFYYQFHQALEQNKEVRFEERFTSINKWYEIRAYPYETGIIVHFTDINAKKKVTEKEREHYKSLFEQNPDAVYSMDLNGKYTSVNRSFEILFGYHQEDCLQMDFTSLVNRDDSEKAFRHFLLASKGIPQEYENVCIHRLGKSIHVKVTNLPIIVNDEVVGIYGIIKDITQEKVIQQEIKESEANLKLALKVAKLGTWEWDIKENKRVWSDDSYEMFGSYFRSPQIKYEDFLALIHPNDKKLVADAIDDLKLGHPLNIHYRIVKPNGQLRHLEEVAEAIFDIEGNVMKLVGATRDITERRIEQDRLKKSEELYRLISENSQDFISFLSPVGVIQYISPAVENLLGFTPADLVGKSGADLIDEDDKTSISQMSIEDSDIFPVRVRHQKGHELWIEVSLKIIRDEKGDIEKILVIGRDISDRIEAKELLVKSEKLSLTGQLAAGIAHEIRNPLTAIKGFVQMMQLGYEIQEEYISLMSSELNRIEFILNELLLLAKPTESKFEQREIHTILNHVITLLETESNLKNVRINKQLYEEDLFIDCNENQLKQIFINFVKNALEAMPEGGTIDICTREEDGEVEVVIRDYGYGIEAEKLEKIGQPFYTTKENGTGLGLAVSFSIIEHHKGKIAIESEVNQGTTIIVKLPLAKNNNKEVTELIEDYTE, encoded by the coding sequence ATGCCACATAAAATATTAGATCATTTACGAGATGCTGTATTTTCTTTAGATCACAATTGGCGCTTTTATTACATAAACCAAGCAACTGAACAGCTATTAGGTAAATCAAGAGAAGAACTAACAGGTACGTGTATTTGGCATTTGTATCAGGAATTAGTTGGATCTCCTTTTTATTATCAGTTTCATCAAGCCTTAGAACAAAATAAAGAAGTCCGGTTTGAAGAAAGATTTACATCGATCAATAAGTGGTATGAAATAAGGGCGTATCCTTATGAAACAGGGATCATTGTGCATTTTACCGACATAAATGCAAAAAAGAAAGTAACTGAGAAGGAAAGAGAGCATTATAAATCGTTATTTGAACAAAATCCAGATGCTGTTTATTCAATGGACTTAAATGGAAAGTACACATCTGTGAATCGAAGTTTTGAAATATTGTTTGGGTATCACCAGGAAGATTGTTTACAAATGGATTTCACTTCTCTTGTGAACCGGGATGATTCCGAAAAAGCATTCCGTCATTTTTTGTTAGCATCAAAAGGAATACCGCAAGAATATGAAAACGTTTGCATCCATAGATTAGGCAAAAGCATTCATGTTAAGGTGACGAACTTACCGATTATTGTAAACGACGAAGTCGTCGGGATATACGGAATTATTAAAGACATTACGCAAGAGAAAGTCATTCAACAAGAGATTAAAGAAAGTGAAGCGAACTTAAAACTTGCATTAAAAGTGGCAAAGCTTGGGACATGGGAATGGGACATCAAAGAGAATAAGCGAGTTTGGTCTGATGATTCCTATGAAATGTTTGGTTCCTATTTTAGAAGCCCTCAAATAAAGTATGAAGATTTTTTAGCTCTCATCCATCCAAACGATAAAAAATTAGTAGCGGATGCTATTGATGACCTTAAATTAGGACATCCACTGAATATACATTATCGGATTGTAAAACCGAATGGACAATTGCGTCATTTAGAAGAAGTGGCTGAAGCCATTTTTGATATAGAAGGTAACGTCATGAAGCTAGTTGGAGCGACTAGAGATATTACAGAAAGAAGAATTGAACAAGACCGATTAAAGAAAAGTGAAGAATTGTACCGCTTGATATCAGAGAACTCACAAGACTTTATCTCATTCCTTTCTCCAGTAGGTGTCATTCAATACATCTCACCGGCGGTAGAGAACTTGCTTGGATTTACACCAGCGGATTTGGTAGGGAAATCGGGGGCAGATCTAATAGACGAAGATGATAAAACGTCTATTTCACAAATGAGTATTGAGGATAGTGATATTTTTCCGGTAAGAGTTCGGCATCAAAAGGGTCATGAATTATGGATAGAAGTCTCCCTCAAAATCATTCGTGATGAAAAAGGCGATATTGAAAAGATTCTAGTCATAGGTCGAGACATATCAGACCGTATTGAAGCAAAAGAATTACTTGTGAAATCTGAGAAGCTCTCTCTCACTGGCCAATTAGCAGCTGGGATAGCTCATGAAATCCGTAACCCATTAACGGCGATAAAAGGATTTGTTCAAATGATGCAACTTGGATATGAGATTCAGGAAGAATATATTTCATTGATGTCGTCGGAGTTGAATCGTATTGAATTTATCTTAAATGAATTATTGCTGCTAGCAAAACCAACAGAATCTAAGTTTGAACAACGCGAGATACATACGATATTAAATCATGTCATTACGCTGCTTGAGACCGAATCAAATTTGAAAAATGTAAGGATTAACAAACAATTATATGAAGAGGACCTCTTTATTGATTGTAATGAAAATCAGTTGAAACAAATTTTTATTAACTTTGTCAAAAATGCATTAGAAGCGATGCCAGAAGGTGGTACAATCGACATATGTACAAGAGAAGAAGATGGTGAAGTTGAGGTAGTCATAAGAGACTATGGGTACGGAATTGAAGCAGAAAAGCTAGAGAAAATTGGTCAGCCGTTTTACACAACGAAAGAAAATGGAACGGGGTTAGGGCTTGCAGTGAGCTTTAGTATTATTGAGCACCATAAGGGGAAAATTGCGATAGAAAGTGAAGTCAACCAAGGAACAACGATTATCGTCAAGCTCCCACTAGCAAAGAACAATAACAAGGAAGTTACTGAATTAATAGAAGATTACACGGAGTAA
- a CDS encoding cytochrome C assembly family protein, whose product MFNVIYLITIILYCLSVLGYFIDFIQNNRKANRIAFWLLSIVWVLQTTIFLLRMAELNRLPILTQFEGLFFYAWVVVTISLFINWYFRVDFLVFIANVFGFVMMAISLFVPTGDVSQQLSQLLISELLVIHVVLILLSYAAFNLAFAISLMYVMQHQMLKRKIWGKRLLRFGNLSKLDKLAFIMTMFAFPTFLLGIILGFVWSSIELGELPFTDAKVISSLVVLGVYAVYLYQRVVKLVRGYTMALLNIAAFLLLLINYFMLSRFSEFHLWY is encoded by the coding sequence GTGTTTAATGTTATATATCTAATTACTATCATTCTTTACTGCTTAAGTGTATTAGGTTATTTCATTGATTTTATTCAAAACAACCGGAAGGCTAACCGTATCGCCTTCTGGTTGCTTTCTATTGTCTGGGTACTACAAACCACTATTTTCCTACTTCGAATGGCGGAATTAAATCGCCTCCCGATTTTAACTCAATTTGAAGGGTTATTTTTTTATGCCTGGGTAGTTGTGACGATTTCCCTCTTCATTAATTGGTATTTCCGAGTCGACTTTCTCGTATTTATCGCCAACGTTTTTGGGTTTGTAATGATGGCGATTTCACTTTTTGTACCTACAGGAGATGTCTCTCAACAATTATCGCAACTTCTCATCTCAGAGCTGTTAGTCATTCATGTTGTACTGATTTTATTATCTTATGCGGCCTTTAATTTAGCTTTTGCGATTTCCTTAATGTATGTGATGCAACACCAAATGCTAAAGAGGAAAATCTGGGGGAAGCGGTTGCTTCGTTTTGGAAATTTATCGAAGCTCGATAAGTTAGCTTTTATCATGACAATGTTTGCGTTTCCGACCTTTTTATTAGGAATTATCCTTGGTTTTGTATGGTCTTCTATTGAATTAGGAGAACTTCCTTTTACTGATGCAAAAGTAATCAGCTCACTCGTTGTGCTAGGTGTATATGCTGTGTATTTATACCAACGGGTAGTAAAATTAGTTAGAGGGTATACAATGGCCTTGTTAAATATTGCAGCATTTTTATTGTTGCTCATTAATTACTTTATGTTAAGTCGGTTTTCTGAGTTTCATTTGTGGTACTAA
- a CDS encoding LiaI-LiaF-like domain-containing protein yields the protein MKRQGIFPGVLFIGVGLFFFIQQFNVPFLDQFLTWPSILVVIGVAFLFQAFVGDNTYLFPGALLTGLGIHFHLLHHITTWPTHWAMYTLIVGLSFIFLYMKTKKEGLWPGIILLIVSVLGFISGGFVTWFNSIFSVIESFWPILLIILGIYLVVRRK from the coding sequence TTGAAGCGTCAAGGTATTTTCCCTGGTGTTTTATTTATAGGTGTTGGTCTTTTCTTTTTTATTCAACAGTTCAATGTTCCTTTTCTCGACCAGTTCTTAACATGGCCTTCTATATTAGTTGTCATTGGTGTTGCCTTTTTATTTCAAGCATTTGTTGGTGATAATACTTATCTTTTTCCTGGTGCTTTGTTAACTGGGCTCGGCATTCATTTTCATTTATTACATCATATTACAACATGGCCTACACATTGGGCAATGTATACGCTCATTGTCGGTCTTTCCTTCATCTTTTTATACATGAAGACAAAAAAGGAAGGATTATGGCCAGGAATTATATTACTTATCGTCTCTGTATTAGGCTTTATATCAGGTGGTTTCGTTACGTGGTTCAACTCCATTTTTTCAGTCATCGAAAGCTTTTGGCCTATACTACTTATCATCCTCGGCATCTACCTAGTTGTTAGAAGAAAATAA
- the lon gene encoding endopeptidase La, which translates to MVEGRTRVIPLLPLRGLLVFPTMVLHLDVGRAKSVQALEKVMVHDHEILLATQKEISIDEPSEEEIHTVGTLAKVKQMLKLPNGTIRVLVEGLQRAQIERYLENDDMFEVEIQVLEDEQIESEVEQTALMRNTLQQFEQYIKLSKKISAETLATVTDITEAGRLADVISSHLPIKIAEKQELLETISVKERLLSIIDVLNNEKEVLGLEKKIGQRVKKSMEKTQKEYYLREQMKAIQKELGDKEGKTGEIASLKEKIEEAQMPESVQEKAFKELDRYEKMPSNAAESSVIRNYIEWLLNLPWKKETEDVLDIHHAEDILNEDHYGLDKVKERVLEYLAVQQLTKELKGPILCLAGPPGVGKTSLARSIARSLNRKFVRISLGGVRDEAEIRGHRRTYVGAMPGRIMQGMKKAETINPVFLLDEIDKMANDFRGDPAAALLEVLDPEQNNTFSDHYIEEPYDLSKVMFVTTANNIGTIPGPLLDRMEIISIAGYTEVEKLHIIKDYLLPKQAKDHGLGKGTLQVKDEALMKVIRRYTREAGVRNLERQMATICRKAAKLIVSGEKKKVVVTEKSLEDMLGKPKFRYGQAEVEDQIGTATGLAYTTAGGDTLSIEVSVVQGKGKLILTGKLGDVMKESAQAAFSYIRSRADELDIDPSFHEKNDIHIHVPEGATPKDGPSAGITMATALISALTGRPVKKEVGMTGEITLRGRVLPIGGLKEKAMSAHRAGLTKIIIPSENEKDLEEIPDTVREGLTFVIVSHLDEVLKHALGEKK; encoded by the coding sequence ATGGTCGAAGGTAGAACGCGGGTTATTCCATTATTACCGTTACGTGGACTTTTAGTTTTTCCAACAATGGTTTTACATTTAGATGTAGGTCGGGCAAAATCAGTACAAGCGTTAGAAAAAGTAATGGTGCATGACCATGAAATTTTACTAGCGACGCAAAAAGAAATTTCAATTGATGAACCAAGTGAAGAAGAAATTCATACCGTAGGGACATTAGCAAAAGTAAAACAAATGTTAAAACTTCCAAATGGCACAATCCGGGTATTAGTAGAAGGATTACAACGGGCGCAAATTGAAAGATATCTCGAAAATGACGACATGTTTGAAGTTGAGATTCAAGTCCTTGAGGATGAGCAAATTGAGAGTGAAGTAGAACAGACAGCACTCATGCGAAATACATTGCAACAATTTGAACAATATATTAAGCTCTCGAAGAAGATTTCAGCCGAAACGCTAGCTACGGTGACAGATATCACGGAAGCTGGTAGGTTGGCAGATGTCATTTCTTCTCATTTGCCAATAAAGATTGCTGAAAAGCAAGAGTTACTTGAAACGATTTCTGTGAAGGAAAGACTGCTCTCCATTATTGATGTCCTTAACAATGAAAAAGAAGTGCTTGGTCTCGAAAAGAAAATCGGGCAACGAGTTAAGAAGTCGATGGAAAAGACGCAAAAGGAATATTACTTACGAGAGCAAATGAAAGCTATTCAAAAAGAGCTAGGCGATAAAGAAGGGAAAACTGGAGAAATTGCGTCTCTTAAAGAAAAGATTGAAGAGGCACAAATGCCAGAGTCCGTTCAGGAGAAAGCATTTAAAGAGTTGGACCGCTATGAAAAAATGCCTTCTAATGCAGCCGAGAGCTCTGTGATTCGTAATTATATTGAGTGGTTGCTGAACTTGCCGTGGAAAAAAGAAACAGAAGATGTTCTTGATATTCATCATGCTGAAGATATTTTAAATGAAGATCACTATGGTCTTGATAAAGTAAAAGAAAGAGTACTTGAATACTTAGCCGTTCAGCAGTTAACGAAGGAATTAAAGGGACCTATTTTATGTCTAGCTGGCCCTCCGGGTGTCGGTAAAACATCACTCGCTCGATCCATTGCACGTTCACTTAACCGCAAGTTTGTTCGAATTTCCTTAGGCGGTGTAAGAGATGAAGCCGAAATTAGAGGGCATCGAAGAACGTATGTTGGGGCAATGCCTGGTCGCATTATGCAAGGCATGAAAAAGGCTGAGACGATTAACCCTGTATTTTTACTTGATGAAATTGATAAAATGGCCAATGATTTCCGTGGCGACCCAGCTGCAGCTCTGTTAGAGGTATTGGACCCAGAACAAAACAATACATTTAGTGATCATTACATTGAGGAACCTTATGATTTATCAAAGGTGATGTTTGTAACAACGGCTAATAATATTGGGACAATTCCTGGACCTTTACTCGATAGAATGGAAATTATCTCGATTGCAGGTTATACAGAAGTTGAAAAACTCCATATTATTAAAGATTATCTTTTACCTAAACAAGCAAAAGACCATGGTTTAGGAAAAGGGACGCTACAAGTAAAAGATGAAGCGTTAATGAAGGTCATTCGTCGCTATACGCGAGAAGCGGGTGTCCGTAACCTTGAAAGACAAATGGCAACCATTTGTCGTAAAGCCGCAAAATTAATTGTCTCAGGTGAAAAAAAGAAAGTCGTCGTGACAGAAAAGTCGCTTGAAGATATGTTAGGGAAACCAAAGTTCCGCTATGGTCAAGCTGAGGTAGAAGACCAAATAGGAACAGCAACAGGGCTCGCCTATACGACAGCAGGTGGGGACACGTTATCGATTGAAGTCTCCGTTGTTCAAGGAAAAGGGAAGCTTATCTTGACAGGTAAGCTTGGCGATGTCATGAAGGAATCGGCTCAAGCGGCATTCAGCTATATTCGTTCACGTGCAGATGAACTTGACATTGATCCTAGTTTTCATGAGAAAAATGATATTCATATCCATGTACCTGAAGGGGCAACACCAAAGGATGGTCCTTCTGCTGGGATTACGATGGCAACAGCGCTGATTTCTGCATTAACCGGGAGACCCGTTAAAAAAGAAGTGGGGATGACAGGGGAAATCACACTTCGTGGTCGCGTGTTACCAATCGGCGGACTGAAAGAAAAAGCGATGAGTGCACACAGAGCGGGTTTAACGAAAATCATTATTCCAAGTGAAAATGAAAAAGACTTAGAAGAAATTCCGGACACAGTCAGAGAAGGTTTAACATTTGTCATTGTTTCACATTTAGATGAAGTATTAAAGCACGCATTGGGAGAGAAAAAATGA
- the hemA gene encoding glutamyl-tRNA reductase, whose protein sequence is MHIIVVGLNYKKAPVEIREKFTFPESELPQALQKLRSMKSILECTIVSTCNRTEVYVVADQLHTGRYFTKLFLSEWFGMDRQDFIPYIDIREDHHAIEHLFRVACGLDSMILGETQILGQIRDSFLFAQQNQATGTIFNQLFKQAVTLAKRAHSETEIGNNAVSVSYAAVELGKNIFGDFSDKHVVVLGAGKMSELTAKHLHSNGASQITVINRTEEKAAQLAKRFLGQAKPMEKLEQSLVEADILISSTGSRDYVISKELAKQAMKKRKGRPLFMVDIAVPRDLDPALAEFDDIYLYDIDDLQNIVQANLAERQKEAEKIELMVEEEIVEFNQWLSTLGVVPLISALRTKALAIQAETMESIERKLPDLSERDLKVLRKHTKSIVNQLLRDPITRVKELAGEEDSEQALALFTKLFALEDEVALQQEKEKQQERQRKAELEWEQTKKEFVSYAAPTEDAVVRS, encoded by the coding sequence ATGCACATCATAGTCGTAGGATTAAACTATAAGAAAGCTCCTGTAGAGATTCGTGAGAAATTTACATTTCCAGAAAGTGAACTTCCACAGGCGTTACAAAAGCTTCGCAGTATGAAAAGCATACTTGAGTGTACGATTGTCTCCACCTGTAACCGCACTGAAGTGTACGTGGTAGCTGATCAGCTTCATACTGGACGTTATTTTACAAAGTTATTTTTATCTGAATGGTTCGGAATGGACCGCCAGGATTTCATACCATATATAGATATTCGTGAAGACCATCATGCGATCGAGCATTTATTCCGTGTAGCCTGTGGGTTAGATTCAATGATCCTAGGGGAAACACAAATTCTTGGTCAAATCCGAGATAGCTTCCTATTCGCCCAACAAAATCAGGCAACGGGAACGATTTTCAATCAGCTGTTTAAACAAGCTGTCACACTTGCTAAGCGCGCTCATTCAGAAACGGAAATCGGCAATAATGCGGTTTCTGTTAGTTATGCGGCAGTTGAACTTGGCAAAAATATATTTGGTGACTTTTCTGACAAGCACGTTGTTGTATTGGGTGCAGGAAAAATGAGTGAGCTTACAGCAAAACATTTGCATTCAAATGGAGCTAGTCAAATTACGGTCATTAATCGCACTGAGGAAAAAGCAGCGCAACTAGCTAAACGATTCCTTGGTCAAGCTAAACCAATGGAAAAGCTAGAGCAAAGCCTAGTTGAAGCTGATATTTTAATAAGCTCAACGGGTTCAAGAGATTATGTCATTTCTAAAGAACTTGCGAAACAAGCGATGAAAAAGCGCAAAGGTCGTCCGTTGTTTATGGTTGATATTGCCGTACCGCGTGATTTAGACCCGGCATTAGCAGAGTTTGATGACATTTATTTATATGATATTGATGATTTACAAAATATCGTTCAAGCGAATTTAGCGGAACGCCAAAAAGAAGCAGAGAAAATTGAGCTTATGGTTGAAGAAGAAATTGTTGAATTTAACCAATGGTTAAGTACGTTAGGTGTGGTTCCTTTAATTTCTGCGCTTCGCACAAAAGCATTAGCGATTCAAGCAGAAACAATGGAAAGCATTGAGCGAAAGCTTCCTGACTTGTCGGAAAGAGACTTAAAAGTACTTCGCAAACATACAAAGAGTATTGTGAACCAATTGTTACGCGATCCGATTACTCGCGTGAAAGAATTAGCCGGAGAAGAAGATTCAGAGCAAGCTCTAGCTCTTTTTACAAAATTGTTTGCTCTAGAGGACGAAGTTGCATTGCAACAAGAAAAAGAAAAACAACAAGAGCGGCAGCGAAAAGCTGAGCTTGAGTGGGAACAAACTAAGAAAGAATTTGTTTCCTATGCAGCACCAACCGAAGATGCAGTCGTTCGCTCCTAA
- the yihA gene encoding ribosome biogenesis GTP-binding protein YihA/YsxC has translation MKVTKAELDTVAVKPEGYPKGPIPEIALAGRSNVGKSSFINKMINRKSLARTSQKPGKTQTLNFYLINEMIYFVDVPGYGFAKVPKTEREAWGRMIETYIQQSSKLKAVVQIIDIRHEPSKDDKMMYSWLKHYGIPVILVATKCDKIPKGKWQKHTSAISKSLGKDPNDSIYVFSSETAYGKDQIWGAILDYSKRKREIEEIEQVDELDIE, from the coding sequence ATGAAGGTAACGAAAGCAGAGTTAGATACAGTTGCAGTAAAGCCAGAAGGATATCCAAAAGGGCCAATTCCTGAGATTGCCTTAGCTGGTCGTTCAAATGTAGGAAAGTCATCTTTTATTAATAAAATGATTAATCGAAAAAGCTTAGCCCGTACATCACAAAAGCCTGGGAAAACACAAACATTAAATTTTTATCTGATTAATGAAATGATCTATTTTGTTGATGTCCCAGGTTACGGCTTTGCTAAAGTTCCAAAAACAGAAAGAGAAGCATGGGGACGAATGATCGAAACATACATACAACAAAGCTCTAAACTAAAAGCTGTTGTCCAAATTATCGACATTCGCCACGAACCATCTAAAGATGACAAGATGATGTATAGTTGGTTAAAACATTATGGTATCCCGGTTATTTTAGTCGCAACGAAATGCGATAAAATACCAAAAGGGAAATGGCAAAAACATACAAGTGCCATCTCAAAATCTTTAGGAAAAGACCCAAATGATTCAATTTACGTGTTCTCATCTGAAACAGCTTATGGGAAAGATCAAATTTGGGGAGCGATCCTCGACTATTCCAAGCGTAAAAGAGAAATTGAAGAAATAGAGCAAGTAGATGAGTTAGACATTGAATAA
- the hemC gene encoding hydroxymethylbilane synthase — protein sequence MRKIVIGSRKSSLALTQTEWVIDQLKKLGLPYEYEIKKIVTKGDKILDVTLSKVGGKGLFVKEIEQAMQDKEIDIAVHSMKDVPSVLQEGFTLGAVTKRVDPRDAFISKDHVSLADLPAGSIVGTSSLRRSAQLLAKRPDLQVQWIRGNIETRLRKLKEENFDAIILAAAGLERMGWTEETVTEFLEPDVCIPAVGQGALGLECRSDDEDVIALLQHLNDPDTEKAVTAERTFLHRMEGGCQVPIAAYGTIDESNQIKMSALVGSPDGKTIIQETMVGKDPVELGVAISDKLLQAGAKEILDKVKRELDQ from the coding sequence ATGAGAAAAATCGTGATTGGTTCCAGAAAAAGTAGTTTAGCGTTAACACAAACAGAATGGGTCATTGACCAGCTAAAGAAGCTCGGTCTTCCCTATGAGTATGAAATAAAAAAAATCGTAACAAAAGGTGATAAAATCCTAGATGTTACGTTATCAAAAGTAGGCGGAAAAGGATTGTTTGTGAAAGAGATTGAACAAGCGATGCAAGATAAAGAGATAGACATAGCCGTTCATAGTATGAAAGATGTCCCATCTGTTTTACAAGAAGGGTTCACATTAGGAGCAGTAACAAAGCGTGTAGACCCAAGAGATGCGTTTATTTCAAAAGACCATGTTTCACTAGCTGATTTACCAGCTGGTTCGATCGTTGGAACAAGTAGTCTACGACGATCGGCTCAATTGCTAGCAAAACGTCCTGACCTACAAGTGCAGTGGATTCGGGGTAACATAGAAACTCGCCTACGTAAGTTAAAAGAAGAGAATTTCGATGCGATTATTTTAGCTGCTGCTGGCTTGGAGAGAATGGGATGGACAGAGGAGACTGTAACTGAATTTTTAGAGCCAGATGTGTGTATACCAGCTGTTGGGCAAGGAGCACTTGGTCTTGAGTGTCGTTCTGATGATGAGGATGTTATTGCCCTGCTGCAACATTTAAACGACCCAGATACAGAAAAAGCAGTGACAGCAGAACGAACTTTTCTTCACCGAATGGAAGGTGGTTGCCAAGTTCCGATTGCGGCTTACGGCACCATCGATGAGTCCAACCAAATTAAGATGTCTGCATTAGTAGGATCTCCAGATGGAAAAACAATTATTCAAGAAACGATGGTTGGGAAAGATCCAGTGGAACTTGGTGTGGCGATTTCTGATAAATTGTTGCAAGCAGGAGCCAAAGAAATTTTAGATAAAGTAAAAAGAGAGCTTGACCAATAG
- a CDS encoding uroporphyrinogen-III synthase: MDRLPLLNQRIVVTRAKEQAKSLSKKIEEYGGTAIEVPLLAFQATKQPLFKENRLHTYDWVLFTSVNAITYFLDLLDDKSILHTKKIAVVGNKTLDCLQQHGLSASLVPPRFVAESLLEELRLQLSPGEKILFPKGNLARDVISVGLQEDGYLVDDLVVYETVIDWSSKEKLQSLMEKAEYDFITFTSSSTVTHFFTLLEGKLSLSAIQQKKFACIGPITANTLHNYGITTPIIAEPYTTDGLLSTIILSLKEEME; this comes from the coding sequence GTGGACCGTTTGCCCCTTCTCAATCAACGTATTGTCGTAACGAGGGCGAAGGAACAAGCAAAATCACTCTCAAAGAAAATCGAGGAATATGGCGGAACGGCAATTGAAGTTCCGCTCCTTGCTTTTCAAGCAACCAAACAACCCCTCTTTAAGGAAAATAGATTACATACGTATGACTGGGTCCTATTTACAAGTGTAAATGCCATTACATATTTTTTAGATTTACTAGATGATAAAAGTATATTACATACAAAAAAGATAGCAGTTGTAGGAAACAAGACGCTAGACTGCTTGCAGCAACACGGTTTGTCAGCTTCTCTTGTACCCCCTCGTTTTGTCGCGGAGAGCTTGTTAGAAGAGCTTCGATTACAGCTTTCACCAGGAGAAAAAATTCTTTTTCCAAAAGGGAATCTTGCAAGAGATGTCATTTCTGTCGGTTTACAGGAGGATGGTTATCTCGTAGACGACCTCGTTGTATATGAAACAGTTATTGATTGGAGCTCTAAGGAAAAGCTGCAATCCCTTATGGAAAAAGCTGAGTATGATTTTATAACGTTTACAAGCTCTTCGACGGTTACTCATTTTTTTACGCTTCTTGAGGGTAAGCTAAGCTTAAGTGCCATACAACAAAAAAAGTTTGCATGCATTGGTCCGATAACGGCTAATACATTACATAACTATGGAATTACAACCCCTATAATAGCCGAACCGTATACAACAGACGGGTTACTGTCTACAATCATTTTGAGTTTAAAGGAGGAAATGGAATGA